In Lolium rigidum isolate FL_2022 chromosome 7, APGP_CSIRO_Lrig_0.1, whole genome shotgun sequence, the DNA window aagttaAGAGAAGAGATGTGTCGGGGTAGTTTAATTAGCGAGCTCAATCTGCATTATCTAATGTTTGCAATGCCTCTGTTTTTGTACACAAGTGTCGGAAGTCTGAACTTTTTCCCCTCTTGTTTTAAATGCACTAATCTTAAGTGAATTTCGTACTACTCAGTGACCTTCTGCCTCCAGTTCATCGATCTCATATATACAACCAACGAGAAAGAAATATCATGTGCTCCTAGATTATATAATATTACCAAAAAATCAACGATCTGCTGTAGAAATAACACCTGCACTCCTTAATTGCCTTTGCTTTTCTTGGTCGTCACTGTCCCTTCGTTCCCGGCGAGCAGCAAGTACTTTTCCTTCCTCGTCAGGGCCGTTGGCGTGAAATCGAGCGCGTCGGCGAGCAAGCCTTGCACCTGGTTCGCCACCTCGATACTGCTGCTCCGGCCGGCCGTGGGCACCGGCTCCAAGAAGTGGACGGAGTATTCCGGCCGCGGGTTCATCAGGAAGTACACCGAGTCGAAGCACTTGGCGCCAGGCGACGTGGACGTGCCGTAGAACATGCTCGAGCGCTCGTTCACCGCCACGGGGCTGAcctcgtcggcgagctcggcaaACAGCGGGCTGAACCGGAGCAGGTACGGCTCACGGCAGGTCGTCCCCTCGGGGGACACAACGACGTCGCCTCGCGCCAGCAGCGATGCCATGCGGCGCCGGTCCTCCTCGCGGCCGCGGGTCAGCCGGAGCAACGGGATAGGCGAGATCAGCTCCGACAGCCAGCTCAGGCTATAGGTCACGGCGAAGACGGTCTTCCCGAGCGCGGTGGAGATGGCGATCGCGTCGAGGAGCGTGCGGTGATTGCACGCGtacagccggccggcgccgtctgccgcggcaggaggaGCGCCGGTGACACGCACCCGCACTCCGGCGAGCATGGCGGCGACGCCCGTCACGCGCCGTGGAAGGACTGTGAAGATGGCGAtgcggacgacggcgaggatgatggcgaaGGGGAAGTAGATGTACATGGCGAACGCGGCCGCCGGCGTCGGCGTGAACGCCAGCCGACCGTCGTGGAAGACCATCGGCTTCGGGTAACGGCATGTGATGTTCTTCTTCTCGGTTTTATTAAGAGCGTCACTAAGCCTCTCAGTGTTGGTTTCTTCGTCCTCCATCACGCCAGAGAAGTACCCGCAACCTGACTTCACCTCCCTGCCGACCACCGCGTCGAACCCCAGGTAATCTTTCAAGAACGCCTCGATCATCACCGTCGGAAAAGATCTGCTCAACGCCGCCACCTTCACCTCTTTCGGCAGCGCTCCGGCCACCTCCGCTAGCGCCTCCACGCGCGTCGCCTCCCTGAAGAAATACTTGGGCAGCACGGCCCTGCCGATCCTCGCCGCCTCGTTGCGCCGCAGCCCGCAGAAGGCGACCATGACCATGGCCTTCAAACACGTCTCGTGCGTCAGGACGCGCAGCAACGGGTAGAGCGCGAGCAGGAGGAATCCCCGGGCGAAGTTACCAGCCtcgacggcgacgaggaagaaAGGCGGGAATAATGTGGCCGCGGACGGGGCCGAAGACTTGAGGAGTAGCGCGTCGACGTCAACCACCACCGTGGTCTTGCTGTTACCGAGCAAACGTGGTGCTGGCGGCAAGGCGGGTGCTCCCGTCGTTCCCGGCGTGGTCTGGCGATGATGGCGCCCGAGGAGGCATGATACGAGGTTGTTCTTGATGACGCGGTGGAGGTTGAGCATGCGGTGGGCGAAGCGATTGCTCGTCGTCGATGTCGCCATTGACGTCTCCTAGATGATGATACGTTCCTGTTTATTGGGAGGCGAAAcaaccagcttcttgattggtttCGAAGCAGCGACCGCGATTCTCCCTGTATTTATTTCGAGAAACTGGATTGGAATACGAGCTCGTAATCTCCAGACCGCGCGCGCGCGCGTACTCTGACTCTTTTCTCCAAACCAGATCCCGTCTCCAAAAACACGAAAAATCCAATCCACGCCCGTAGACGATTTGCCTTTACCGATTCCAATTCTAATGGCAATGGCACTGCGTGttgtcatctttttttttttgttgaaacgGGTGCGTGTTGGCAAGTTTTGGGGGTCTAGTCTACTCTAACACTAACAGGGCGTTTTCTTCCGAGTTTGAGTCGCCATTGAATTTGTAACCATGTGCCCGGGCTCCTTGCCGCCACGCGTGGAGCTATGGCGACATCCGGCTGTAGTTCCCAGTCCTTGGAACGGCTATTGCCGCTGAGTTCTGCTGCCGGCAAGCAGCGTCGCTTGGACCTTGGCAGGCCAAGAGCCCATCACACACCCTCACTTGGGCTGTCGCAAGCTGATGGTAGTATTGAATATAATTGCCTAGCCCATATAATTGCCCAGTTATTCATCAGATTAGGTTTTTGGCATGTaatttcacatggtatcagagcacaagATTCTGGGTTTGAATCCTAGTCAATGCAGTATTTAAAATAAATACATGCGGCCTCcctaaaaaaataaatccaaggatACACGTGAAAGGCCCGTGCGAGATAAAAAAGATCCAccccacatggtatcagagcacaagGTCCTGTGCAGCctccttaaaaaaacaaaaatccaAGGATACACATCTAAGGCCCGTGCAAGATATAAAAATTGCCTACCCCTcctccatcagatcggtcttttggttgaacTGGCTAGCGCATGTAGTGCACCCTCTATTTGGACCTAACAGACTGTGAACTTCATGGCTTCCTATGGAAATTATGCCTCATCTATTCTACTTTCTGTGTTGTAGAAATGAAATTAAAAAATTAAGAGTGGATGGACTAACACAGTGGCAGAGCTTCCATCTAACCTGGCACCCCGACATTTAGCAGGCCGACCCAATTAAAGCCCACAAAAGAAGGCATGCTGGCCCAATAAAAGCCCATACGAGTAGGCAAGCCGACCCGACAAAGGCCCATAAAAGTCAGAAGGCATGCCCACTAAAAGACCATAAGAGTGGGCAAGCCGACCCATAAAAAATGGGCATGCCATAATAGTAAAGCCCATTCAAAGTTGGCAGCCAACCCATAAAATATGGGCATGCTGACCTAGTACAAACCTAAGAGCAACGGTGGCCTGCTATCCTGCATACAATACAATCTTGAGATATTTATCATTTGTAAGAACAGGTCTAGGTCGGTTGCCATGTAGGTGGTTTGATTTGACAATTCCCTGAAAGGATGCATTGGAAGAGAAATCGAAACTTCTTTATATCCTCCCTTTTGAGGAGGCTTGGTTATTTTCAGCTGTAGTACGACACTAGAGAAACTGGATTGGTTTCGAAGCAGCGACCGCGATTCTCGCTGTATTTATTTCGGGAAACTGGATTGGAATACAAGCTGGTAATCTCCAGAGCGCGCGTTGTCTTGACTCTTCTCTCCAAATTACCAGACCCCGTccccaaaaacaccaaaaatcCGATCCACGGCCGTAGACGATTTGCCTTTACCGATTCCAATTCTGATGGCACTGCGTGTTgtcatctttttttctttttgaaccgGGTTCGTGTCCTGCTAGCAGGTTAGGGGGATCTGAGTCTACTCTAACACTAACAGGGCGTTTTCTTCCGAGTTTGAGTCGCCATTGAATTTGTAACCATGTGCCCGGGCACCTTGCCGCCACGCGCGGAGCTATGGCGACCTCCGGCTGTGGTTCCCAGTCCTTCGAAGTTGGAACGGCTATTGCCGCTGTGTTCTGCCGGCAAGCAGCGTCGCTTGGACCTTGGCAGGCCAAGAGCCCATCACACACCCTCACTTGGGCTGTAGCAAGCCGATGGTAGTGCACCCTCTGTTTGGACCTAACATATCGGGAGCCGCTATATGCCGACCGGGTCGGCAGGTacggggtgccgcacacccctccGACCCGGCGGCTGTTAACTGGGCCGTGGCCCATCAGGtaacctctttttctttttttccttttctatttctagttttgttttttaaaaataatattttagaggttttttttatgttttcaaaagttGTTCAAAATTTTCTGCctacagatttttttaaaaatcgaatttaaattcgttcaaaatttgaaaatcgtaaaaaatttaaaaatctttaaaatctaaaaaaattcaaatttgaaaaaaactttcaaaatttaaatttgtacaaatttcaaaattcgttcaaaatttggaaattcgttcaagattaaaATTTTTCTGAtttcgaaattcgttcaaatataaaaatagttcaaaatttaaaatttgttcaaatttcaaaattcgttcaagattcaaaatttgttcaaaattcgaaattcgttcaaattttgtcaaacttgaacattttaaaatttcaaaatttttaaaattaaacagaaaaataaaacgagagaacaaaaaaacagaaaagaaaaacagaaaacagaaaacggaaaagaaaaagaaatggcGAAAAAACAGGAAAAAGTGgcctaaccgggccggcccacaccGCGCGCGGGGTGTGCGGTGCAGGTGCCGACCTAGctggtcggcatataggaaaTGCCAACATATCACCCTATGCGAACTTCGTGACTTCCTACGGAAATATGCCCGACGGAGATTTTTGGCTCCTGAGCACTAGTACTCCTgctattttaaaaaataaaaaatcacacttatgtgttttaaaaaaattagaaaaaaatcatGGTGTGGCCAATGAATTATCCCATAAACGTGCAAAATTTTAATTTCAAATACAAAAcattctgggctacacaaaaatgacaaacatGTGAATCTAGGTATGCATATTTTAAATCTCGAAATCTCAatagattttgtcttttttgtgtatcctaaaatataaagaatttcatatcaaaattttacAGGATTGTAGGCTACGTCATTTACTATGTTCagatttatttttagatttttttgaaacaaatatgtatgattttaTATTTTTGTTAAACAACTGATGCCCAagagccaaagacacttttcgaATATGCCCCATCAATTCTATTTTCTGTCTTGTAAAAATGCAATTAAAAAAATTCAGAGTGGATGGACTATCACAGTGGCGAAGCTTCCATCTAACGTGGCACCCCAACATTTAGCAGGCCGACCCAGTTAAGGCCCACAAAAGAAGGCATGCCGACCCAATAAAAGCCCATACGAGTAGGCAAGCCGACCCGGCAAAGGCCCATAAAAGTCAGAAGGCATGCACACTAAAAGACCATAAGAGTGGGCAAGCCAACCCATAAAAAATGGGCATGCCATAATAGTAAAGCCCATTCAAAGTTGGCAGCCGACCCATAAAACATGGGTATGCCGATCTAGTAAAGCCCATTCAGAGTTGATAACCAGCTCATTAGGATCCCATAAAGGGTAAGCAGGTGTCGACTCATTAGAGGCCCATAATTAACATTAAACTTGACCCGTTAGGAGCCCAAAATTATTATGTAGGCCGACCACTTGCAACCCATACTGAGCAGGTTGGTATCTGGCCATCAATTTGCTCGAATTCTTCGTGCTTTTTCTAAACATATCAACTAGAAACCTAAGAGAAACGATGCCTTGCTTTACTGCATTCAATACAATCTTGAGATATTTATCGTTTGTAAGAACCGGTCTATGTCGGTTGCCATATAGGTGGTTTGATTTGACAATTCCATGGGAGGATGCATTGGAAGAGAACGCGGAACTTCTTTATGTCCTCCCTTTTGAGGAGGCTTGGTTATTTTCAACTGCAGTACGATAATAGAGCGAAAAAGTTACAACAATATACCATGCaagcatgtatatattatgtgcACCAGAGATCAGATAATCGTAGTGAACAGAAACAAGCATACAAGTTTATTTATGAAACATGTAATTAACTATGCATGGACTTACAATAGCTCGTCGTACAAGCTCATTTCAGATCCTTCTCCTGCGGGTGTGACTCTTGTTAAACACGCCTATCATGTTAGACTCAACCAGTAGCTGAATTTCTAGTCCTTTTAATCCATTGCCATTATTCTGCGTTTAGGTATCACATTTAAtacaaagtcagtttgtttggaAGGATGAAAGCAATTGAACTAACAAAAGGGAAGTGCATTAAAAATGACCAGATAATAGATTTAAACCAACTAGACATTTTCTACATGAATTAAGAATTTTAAATAGTCAGGAGCATGAAAGGAATAGTCATGGCAAGATTTTAAGTGTCATCAGACGGTACCATTGATGGCAACAACTCCGTGTGTACCAACTCATTGGGGCTCCAAATACAGAGTGTTGTACCAAGCGTATTTTCCcataagggtgactcgagggtttatatcaaattATCGGGGAATTGGCTTAGAGTTATCTTTTGCTTCTCCTCTTCAAGCTACCTACAAAACAAAGCAAttaccttgtgtccccaactttaCTGTGTcgatgtcaagcacaaggtttcgtattaaaACTAAAAATAACTTGCAAATAAGGTAAAACAATCTATGACTCGGCAAGCAAAATAAATCCAATACTATGAAGGTATTTTTGAGTTTTGGTTTGTGTTTGCCAGTAATAAAattatttttcatattttaggatttaattaatctACAAAATATTAATAATAACAATGGTGTTGGAAAGTTTTTTCTTATGATTTAAATTGTACTAGGGTTCATAGGTTCACTTATCTATTCTCTCATATGGTGTAGTGGACATAAAACAATTCATAAGAAATATAATATTGATGAAACTTCATTATGTGTATGATTAGCATTCATATGAGCATCACGTCGtatcatagagatgatgcaacacatctctgttATCCTTGTCTAGAAAGGGAAATCTCCAAGCAATCTAGAATGaaaaattaacagagcatagccctAAGtacttgggatttctattttcgtgccctcggttcctttgttgtgctcagttttccccagctccttagtttttcctcagttttccccaagaccttgtctgaaaccatcacaggtgttgtaacggccggttgcccgacggttgaccgttatcttctgactagtggggccacgtagagcccgcaaagacacgtcggaccatccatctttgtttgaccgtaagcatcgccgtatccccgaccaaaacgcgcacgagtggggcttcggtgatatcgaatgacaagtgggccatggcactgatacaaggggcaatacacgggtaggaatagatttttaaacggagctctacagcgatggcacggaggaggtggcctgcggggtgtcgagatgagatcgacgtccacaaagaactgcatgaggcgagaccagacgcattagatagatatgaactagacgcgtttaaccatgcaaagaagagaagaaatggtcgacgacatcgacgactagctcaaaactttgactgaccgtgtccgacacgaacgcgagcaatgtagagaaaactagtgtctctcctttcgggCGTGtagagatgggtgctagaagagtgtggtggcgaagggaaagacctcgcggtggtccgtggcgtccagcgatagcggggcggcgtggccatgcccacagcggcgtgcatgcatgttcggcattggcatcaacatgtacgttcggcattggcctcggcggtatctctggtgtgtcagtgatcgaatgaggggacgggattgagggtgcatcccgacg includes these proteins:
- the LOC124671862 gene encoding probable glycerol-3-phosphate acyltransferase 3; protein product: MATSTTSNRFAHRMLNLHRVIKNNLVSCLLGRHHRQTTPGTTGAPALPPAPRLLGNSKTTVVVDVDALLLKSSAPSAATLFPPFFLVAVEAGNFARGFLLLALYPLLRVLTHETCLKAMVMVAFCGLRRNEAARIGRAVLPKYFFREATRVEALAEVAGALPKEVKVAALSRSFPTVMIEAFLKDYLGFDAVVGREVKSGCGYFSGVMEDEETNTERLSDALNKTEKKNITCRYPKPMVFHDGRLAFTPTPAAAFAMYIYFPFAIILAVVRIAIFTVLPRRVTGVAAMLAGVRVRVTGAPPAAADGAGRLYACNHRTLLDAIAISTALGKTVFAVTYSLSWLSELISPIPLLRLTRGREEDRRRMASLLARGDVVVSPEGTTCREPYLLRFSPLFAELADEVSPVAVNERSSMFYGTSTSPGAKCFDSVYFLMNPRPEYSVHFLEPVPTAGRSSSIEVANQVQGLLADALDFTPTALTRKEKYLLLAGNEGTVTTKKSKGN